Proteins from one Impatiens glandulifera chromosome 2, dImpGla2.1, whole genome shotgun sequence genomic window:
- the LOC124926434 gene encoding J domain-containing protein required for chloroplast accumulation response 1-like — protein sequence MYGGGELNSDIDYGDVFGGPPKRSSMNVIRHSFAETVASNASTEDDEEKTEEKPVFGHEASNRQKRHNTSDDFYDDIFRGDGIYSSSSPWSLPAKLTKLESTGSSSSPGDFQTSDEIRSRVRPAYRPSPLSYGKEELPDPVGISTGDESKSKENSSMFHFSLYKWAGKGSPLHVSLRGATNGSKLPWKPKSKDNDSKQIDKDSSSSSSTHIVADEEKQDYQTSSKTISEESSSEPNLQKKTQKPSKSKNSMPLQSFLDESDNIAAGRFEGKNRQRDGERTKTESSGGENVIRNTVKGKIKGFAKIFDSSKSQNNIQVRSQSLRWDRTPKSQPDNAARTAEAEKPDGKLQGANMNKAKIQPDSSKLDNKNDKVSKEQKTDDSEKILPLTTSQSSSTQTDENKKPPESVKETSHDDLDDNLGDYFQVKELFVDNDDKDLENTEKLDNDNNQVLDTKIRQWAQGKEGNIRSLLSTLQLVLWPNSGWKPVALVDIIEGNAVKRSYQKTLLYLHPDKLQQRGAPPDHHYIARKVFDLLQEAWDHFNTVGQI from the exons ATGTACGGTGGTGGAGAACTTAATTCCGATATCGACTATGGCGATGTCTTCGGCGGTCCACCGAAACGATCATCGATGAATGTGATCCGTCATAGCTTTGCAGAAACTGTAGCATCGAATGCTTCAACTGAGGATGATGAGGAGAAAACGGAAGAGAAGCCGGTGTTTGGCCACGAAGCTTCGAATCGGCAGAAGAGACATAATACAAGCGATGATTTCTATGATGATATTTTCCGAGGAGATGGAATTTACAGCAGTAGCTCGCCTTGGAG CCTTCCTGCTAAGTTAACCAAATTAGAGTCTACCGGAAGCAGTTCCTCTCCGGGAGATTTCCAGACATCGGACGAAATTCGAAGTAGAGTTAGACCGGCTTACCGTCCAAGCCCCCTTTCTTATGGCAAAGAGGAGCTTCCTGATCCCGTAGGCATTAGTACCGGCGATGAATCTAAAAGCAAAGAGAACAGCAGCATGTTTCACTTCTCTCTTTACAAATGGGCGGGTAAAGGATCTCCATTACACGTTTCTCTCAGGGGAGCGACAAATGGTTCAAAATTACCTTGGAAACCTAAAAGTAAAGATAATGACAGCAAGCAGATAGATaaagattcttcttcttcttcatctactCATATAGTAGCTGATGAAGAAAAGCAAGATTACCAAACTTCTTCCAAGACTATATCAGAGGAATCTAGTTCTGAACCAAATTTGCAAAAGAAAACTCAAAAACCGTCAAAGTCAAAGAACTCGATGCCTCTACAATCGTTTCTCGATGAATCTGACAACATAGCAGCTGGAAGATTTGAAGGAAAAAACAGACAAAGAGATGGGGAAAGAACTAAAACAGAGAGTTCAGGAGGGGAGAATGTTATCAGGAATACAGTGAAGGGAAAGATAAAAGGGTTTGCTAAGATATTTGATTCTTCTAAATCCCAAAACAACATTCAAGTTCGAAGTCAGAGTCTAAGGTGGGATCGCACACCAAAATCTCAACCGGATAATGCTGCGAGAACAGCCGAAGCAGAGAAGCCAGATGGAAAGTTGCAGGGGGCAAATATGAACAAAGCCAAGATACAACCAGATTCTTCTAAACTG gataacaaaaatgataaagttTCAAAGGAACAGAAGACTGATGATTCAGAGAAGATACTACCTTTAACCACAAGCCAAAGCTCTTCTACTCAGACCGACGAAAACA AGAAACCTCCAGAAAGTGTAAAAGAAACTTCACACGATGATTTGGACGACAATTTGGGAGATTACTTTCAG GTGAAGGAATTATTCGTCGATAATGATGATAAAGATCTTGAAAACACAGAAAAATTGGACAATGACAACAACCAA GTTTTGGACACTAAGATTCGGCAATGGGCACAAGGGAAAGAAGGGAACATTCGTTCTTTACTGTCAACCTTACAATTG GTGCTTTGGCCTAATAGTGGTTGGAAACCGGTAGCACTTGTTGATATAATAGAAGGAAATGCTGTAAAACGTTCATATCAAAAAACTCTACTTTATTTACATCCCGATAAACTTCAGCAAAGAGGTGCTCCTCCTGATCATCACTACATTGCTCGAAAAGTTTTCGATCTCTTACAG GAAGCATGGGATCATTTTAATACAGTAGGTCAGATTTGA
- the LOC124927361 gene encoding probable protein phosphatase 2C 55 isoform X2, translating into MPQYYFSHLSVALKRGIQRSVAAGQEGGIQESFRFLFGQGKLFGNRKLLHSLAFSVFGDMQHVVIRPGNVFVSRSNLQLINSRRNISVLGPLYRTFSIPLASGPSFEVCGIHTENSKNSEKSVMAVIGSRAIYHDCSLNNWTSEIRQLPASANKPASCRYNGTLESCREARMCLQNKRQSNDLSIYGFFICNLIGRKDNILPGLRFGLARYYNSLSTCSSAGTASDMSFDNSLEEQLAIPGISSDGDEMAGRKLKLISGSCYLPHPDKEATGGEDAHFICTDEQAIGVADGVGGWADHGVDAGLFARELMSHSVDAIREEPKDSIDTSRVLEKAHASTRADGSSTACIVALTKQGLHAINLGDSGFVVVRDGCTVFRSPVQQHDFNFTYQLESGNSGDLPSSGVHDSCCIG; encoded by the exons ATGCCACAATATTATTTCTCTCATCTGAGTGTAGCACTCAAGCGAGGAATCCAAAGGTCGGTGGCTGCAGGTCAAGAAGGTGGTATTCAAGAATCATTCAGATTTCTTTTTGGACAAGGAAAACTGTTTGGGAATCGGAAGTTGCTTCATTCTTTAGCTTTTTCAGTTTTTGGTGATATGCAGCATGTGGTTATTCGACCTGGAAATGTTTTTGTTTCTCGATCAAATCTACAGTTGATTAATAGTAGAAGGAATATTTCAGTTCTTGGACCACTTTATCGTACATTCTCTATTCCTTTGGCATCTGGACCTTCATTTGAGGTCTGTGGAATTCACACTGAGAATTCTAAAAACTCAGAGAAATCAGTAATGGCTGTGATTGGTTCAAGAGCTATATATCACGATTGTTCGTTAAACAATTGGACTTCTGAAATCAGACAACTCCCAGCCTCAGCCAATAAGCCTGCTTCTTGTAGATACAATGGAACATTAGAAAGTTGCAGGGAAGCTAGGATGTGTTTGCAAAATAAGAGACAATCAAATGATTTGTCGATTTATGGGTTCTTCATATGCAACTTGATTGGAAGAAAAGACAATATCCTTCCTGGCTTGAGATTTGGATTGGCTAGATACTATAACTCCTTGAGTACGTGCTCATCTGCTGGTACAGCTTCTGATATGTCTTTTGATAACTCTCTGGAGGAACAACTAGCAATCCCTGGAATTTCTTCTGATGG GGATGAGATGGCTGGTAGAAAATTGAAGTTGATTTCTGGATCGTGTTATTTGCCTCATCCTGATAAAGAAGCAACTGGAGGAGAGGATGCTCATTTCATTTGTACCGATGAACAAGCAATCGGTGTAGCTGATGGAGTTGGAGGTTGGGCTGATCATGGAGTTGATGCTGGGCTATTTGCCCGAGAATTGATGTCTCATTCAGTTGATGCAATAAGAGAAGAGCCAAAGGATTCTATAGATACCTCTAGGGTCTTGGAGAAGGCTCATGCAAGCACAAGAGCTGATGGATCTTCAACTGCTTGCATTGTCGCGCTTACAAAACAG GGTCTACATGCCATTAACTTGGGAGACAGCGGTTTTGTAGTGGTTAGGGACGGATGTACTGTTTTTCGATCGCCAGTACAGCAACATGATTTCAATTTCACATACCAATTGGAGAGTGGAAATAGTGGTGATCTCCCTAGCTCTG GTGTTCACGATTCCTGTTGCATCGGGTGA
- the LOC124927361 gene encoding probable protein phosphatase 2C 55 isoform X1: MPQYYFSHLSVALKRGIQRSVAAGQEGGIQESFRFLFGQGKLFGNRKLLHSLAFSVFGDMQHVVIRPGNVFVSRSNLQLINSRRNISVLGPLYRTFSIPLASGPSFEVCGIHTENSKNSEKSVMAVIGSRAIYHDCSLNNWTSEIRQLPASANKPASCRYNGTLESCREARMCLQNKRQSNDLSIYGFFICNLIGRKDNILPGLRFGLARYYNSLSTCSSAGTASDMSFDNSLEEQLAIPGISSDGDEMAGRKLKLISGSCYLPHPDKEATGGEDAHFICTDEQAIGVADGVGGWADHGVDAGLFARELMSHSVDAIREEPKDSIDTSRVLEKAHASTRADGSSTACIVALTKQGLHAINLGDSGFVVVRDGCTVFRSPVQQHDFNFTYQLESGNSGDLPSSGQVFTIPVASGDVIIAGTDGLFDNLYNNEVTAIVVHAVRAGLGPQVTAQKIAALARQRAQDRNRQTPFSTAAQDAGFRYYGGKLDDITVVISYITTDTNETEES; encoded by the exons ATGCCACAATATTATTTCTCTCATCTGAGTGTAGCACTCAAGCGAGGAATCCAAAGGTCGGTGGCTGCAGGTCAAGAAGGTGGTATTCAAGAATCATTCAGATTTCTTTTTGGACAAGGAAAACTGTTTGGGAATCGGAAGTTGCTTCATTCTTTAGCTTTTTCAGTTTTTGGTGATATGCAGCATGTGGTTATTCGACCTGGAAATGTTTTTGTTTCTCGATCAAATCTACAGTTGATTAATAGTAGAAGGAATATTTCAGTTCTTGGACCACTTTATCGTACATTCTCTATTCCTTTGGCATCTGGACCTTCATTTGAGGTCTGTGGAATTCACACTGAGAATTCTAAAAACTCAGAGAAATCAGTAATGGCTGTGATTGGTTCAAGAGCTATATATCACGATTGTTCGTTAAACAATTGGACTTCTGAAATCAGACAACTCCCAGCCTCAGCCAATAAGCCTGCTTCTTGTAGATACAATGGAACATTAGAAAGTTGCAGGGAAGCTAGGATGTGTTTGCAAAATAAGAGACAATCAAATGATTTGTCGATTTATGGGTTCTTCATATGCAACTTGATTGGAAGAAAAGACAATATCCTTCCTGGCTTGAGATTTGGATTGGCTAGATACTATAACTCCTTGAGTACGTGCTCATCTGCTGGTACAGCTTCTGATATGTCTTTTGATAACTCTCTGGAGGAACAACTAGCAATCCCTGGAATTTCTTCTGATGG GGATGAGATGGCTGGTAGAAAATTGAAGTTGATTTCTGGATCGTGTTATTTGCCTCATCCTGATAAAGAAGCAACTGGAGGAGAGGATGCTCATTTCATTTGTACCGATGAACAAGCAATCGGTGTAGCTGATGGAGTTGGAGGTTGGGCTGATCATGGAGTTGATGCTGGGCTATTTGCCCGAGAATTGATGTCTCATTCAGTTGATGCAATAAGAGAAGAGCCAAAGGATTCTATAGATACCTCTAGGGTCTTGGAGAAGGCTCATGCAAGCACAAGAGCTGATGGATCTTCAACTGCTTGCATTGTCGCGCTTACAAAACAG GGTCTACATGCCATTAACTTGGGAGACAGCGGTTTTGTAGTGGTTAGGGACGGATGTACTGTTTTTCGATCGCCAGTACAGCAACATGATTTCAATTTCACATACCAATTGGAGAGTGGAAATAGTGGTGATCTCCCTAGCTCTGGTCAG GTGTTCACGATTCCTGTTGCATCGGGTGATGTTATAATTGCTGGTACGGATGGGCTTTTCGACAATCTGTACAACAATGAAGTAACCGCAATAGTGGTTCACGCAGTTCGAGCAGGCTTAGGGCCTCAGGTTACAGCTCAGAAAATTGCTGCACTTGCCAGACAACGAGCACAGGATAGAAATAGACAAACACCTTTCTCAACCGCTGCACAAGATGCTGGCTTTCGTTACTATGGTGGCAAGCTAGATGATATCACAGTTGTTATCTCCTATATTACAACCGACACCAAT GAAACCGAGGAAAGTTGA
- the LOC124926390 gene encoding peroxisomal membrane protein 11A: METDPLNPPSSAAKINTPSPSPSPSPPPVRSEIKQRDFLNHVESFLSKRDGIDKLLKISRYASKIIIASSILPETLPITNRLKSFESSVGVSRKAFRLGKFIQDINALRNGCFHSNLDLILSILAYGGEGIYYFIEQFIWLSKSGLIDPKLSRDLQKLSACAELIGYVGSISLKIRDLNEISEEEIRIRSSVDVGMIRGEKCGELEEKIGKVKRKELMKKLSVIQDIADGLMAIADIRDVKGPLSGPLLLSSAGLLSAIISVHKNWLAC; this comes from the coding sequence ATGGAGACCGATCCCCTGAATCCCCCATCTTCCGCCGCTAAGATAAACACTCCGTCGCCGTCGCCGTCGCCATCTCCGCCGCCGGTCCGATCAGAAATCAAACAGAGAGATTTCCTCAACCACGTCGAATCCTTCCTATCAAAACGAGACGGTATAGACAAACTCCTAAAAATTTCTCGCTACgcatcaaaaataataatcgCCTCTTCTATCCTTCCCGAAACCCTACCAATCACGAACCGTCTCAAAAGCTTCGAATCAAGTGTAGGCGTAAGTCGTAAAGCCTTCCGTCTCGGCAAGTTCATCCAGGACATAAACGCACTTCGAAACGGTTGTTTTCACTCAAACCTAGACCTAATTCTATCAATCCTCGCATACGGAGGTGAAGGTATTTACTATTTCATTGAACAATTCATCTGGCTTTCTAAATCTGGCTTGATCGATCCGAAACTATCGCGTGATCTACAGAAGCTAAGTGCTTGTGCTGAATTGATTGGTTATGTTGGTAGTATTAGTTTGAAAATTAGGGATTTGAATGAGATTTCAGAGGAGGAAATTCGGATTAGATCTAGCGTTGATGTTGGGATGATACGAGGGGAAAAGTGTGGTGAATTGGAGGAGAAGATTGGGAAAGTGAAAAGGAAGGAATTGATGAAGAAATTATCTGTGATTCAAGATATTGCTGATGGATTGATGGCGATTGCTGATATTAGGGATGTGAAAGGACCGCTTTCTGGTCCTTTGTTGTTATCGTCGGCGGGACTTTTGTCTGCGATTATTAGTGTTCATAAGAATTGGTTGGCTTGCTGA